A window of the Drosophila simulans strain w501 chromosome 2L, Prin_Dsim_3.1, whole genome shotgun sequence genome harbors these coding sequences:
- the LOC6731252 gene encoding sodium/hydrogen exchanger 7 isoform X2 produces the protein MSHGDVDPEVEMTSPHRINGDAGSRPRWQTFWKLQCWRSSMLLVVGVALCVLVPGCSATDTDIALDAKATLNHRIQSLDLLVFVFLLALTVLTIWLFKHHRVSWLHETGLAVIYGLIVGAIIRYAGTSATLVHIPVEPQGVPTYSDKLPPDTLWFRYPVNQTNGTKAPDVITYAYVFRGQVHDVDENEIDLKATFDPEVFFNIILPPIIFYAGYSLKKKYFFRNLGAILTFAIVGTTLSAFLIGGFMYGCVKLMPKYLSSSFTFLDSLYFGALISPTDPLTILAIFNDLRVDVNLYALVLGESVLNDAVAIVLSGAIQNYGEHYSSTGDFETTAFLRSLSDFFSIFFLSLMIGAAMGCLTALMTKFTRVRDFPLLESALFVLMSYSTFLLAEATELTGVVAVLFCGICQAHYTYNNLSEDSRQRTKQIFELLNFLAENFIFSYIGVSMFTFPKHHFDAGFIITAFICAAIGRAVNVYPLSWLLNIKRKPKISTNFQHMLFFAGLRGAMSFALAIRNTVSDERQTMLTATSLIVIFTVVIQGGAANFLLNWLKIPVGVDDETEQLNNYQVHSVYNSMDNSHPQTSDGYLQDVEGGGVNRGKMRLSGGTDTNLDTPVDGPNGSLGVASGGRRRNSHEKAILARIWGNFDTKYMKPLLTHSRPTLLETLPVCCNPIARLLTTTQQLTQDGSEFRRVDSDSDICIDNDTGNGLSQDGTGAAPGVGRRNSLSRSVHLNEANHLANELSLVTNNFM, from the exons ATGTCCCACGGCGATGTGGACCCCGAGGTAGAGATGACATCGCCCCACCGTATTAATGGGGACGCAGGAAGTCGTCCAAGGTGGCAGACATTCTGGAAGCTACAGTGCTGGCGGAGCAGCATGCTGCTCGTAGTCGGAGTTGCTTTGTGTGTCCTCGTGCCTGGATGCAGCGCAACGGACACGGACATCGCGCTGGACGCCAAGGCCACGCTCAATCACCGCATCCAGAGCCTGGACCTTCTAGTCTTCGTGTTCCTGCTGGCGCTTACAGTGCTCACCATTTGGCTGTTCAAACACCATCGCGTCTCCTGGCTCCACGAGACCGGATTGGCCGTCATCTACG GGTTGATTGTGGGTGCAATTATACGATATGCCGGCACCTCAGCCACACTGGTCCACATACCGGTGGAGCCTCAGGGAGTTCCAACGTACAGCGATAAGTTGCCTCCTGATACTCTTTGGTTTAGG tACCCCGTTAACCAAACAAATGGCACAAAGGCGCCCGACGTAATAACGTATGCCTACGTGTTTCGCGGACAAGTACACGATGTGGATGAGAACGAAATCGATCTTAAGGCAACGTTCGATCCGGAGGTCTTTTTCAATATTATCCTGCCcccaattattttttatgcggGCTATAGCTTAAAAAAG AAATACTTCTTTCGCAACCTGGGTGCCATACTTACGTTTGCCATTGTGGGCACGACATTGTCGGCCTTCCTGATCGGAGGCTTCATGTACGGCTGTGTGAAACTGATGCCAAAGTACTTGAGTAGCAGTTTCACATTCCTGGACTCCTTATACTTTGGAGCTCTGATATCGCCCACAGATCCGCTCACCATTCTAGCCATATTCAACGACCTTCGGGTCGACGTAAACCTATATGCGCTAGTCTTGGGCGAATCTGTGCTCAACGATGCCGTGGCCATAGTCCTTAGTGG AGCCATTCAAAATTATGGTGAACACTATTCCAGTACAGGGGACTTCGAAACAACAGCTTTTCTACGCTCGTTGAGCGACTTCTTCTCCATCTTCTTTCTATCCCTGATGATTGGCGCGGCCATGGGATGCTTGACAGCATTG ATGACCAAATTTACTCGGGTTCGAGACTTTCCTTTGCTAGAATCCGCGCTCTTCGTGCTCATGAGCTACAGCACCTTCCTGCTGGCTGAGGCTACGGAACTTACTGGTGTGGTGGCCGTGCTCTTCTGCGGCATCTGCCAGGCTCACTACACCTACAACAACTTGTCGGAGGACTCGCGCCAAAGGACAAAACAGATCTTCGAGCTCCTAAACTTTCTGGCCGAGAACTTTATCTTTTCCTACATTGGCGTATCGATGTTCACCTTTCCCAAGCATCATTTTGACGCCGGTTTCATTATAACAGCTTTT ATTTGCGCTGCCATTGGAAGGGCCGTAAATGTGTATCCCTTGTCCTGGCTGCTGAACATAAAACGAAAGCCAAAAATTTCAACAAACTTTCAGCATATGTTGTTCTTTGCTG GACTTCGTGGCGCCATGTCCTTTGCCTTGGCCATCCGAAATACAGTGTCGGACGAACGACAGACGATGCTGACTGCCACATCGCTGATTGTCATCTTTACGGTTGTAATTCAGGGTGGGGCTGCAAATTTCCTGCTTAATTGGTTGAAAATACC CGTTGGCGTGGATGATGAGACTGAACAACTCAATAACTATCAAGTGCACAGT GTTTACAATTCAATGGACAATTCACATCCGCAGACG TCTGATGGTTATTTGCAGGATGTGGAGGGCGGTGGGGTTAATCGCGGCAAGATGCGCTTGTCCGGTGGAACAGATACTAACTTGGACACGCCCGTCGATGGTCCGAATGGCAGTTTGGGCGTAGCAAGCGGCGGCCGGCGGCGCAACAGTCACGAGAAGGCCATTCTCGCTAGGATCTGGGGAAACTTTGATACCAA GTACATGAAGCCTTTGCTGACGCACTCGCGACCCACTTTGCTGGAGACGCTGCCCGTTTGCTGCAATCCCATTGCCAGGTTGCTCACCACCACGCAGCAACTAACGCAG GATGGAAGCGAGTTCAGGCGCGTGGACTCGGACTCGGACATTTGCATAGACAATGATACCGGGAACGGTCTCAGTCAGGATGGAACCGGAGCGGCACCAGGTGTGGGGCGGCGGAACTCCCTGAGTCGC tctgTTCACTTGAACGAAGCCAATCACCTAGCAAACGAACTCAGCCTGGTTACTAACAATTTCATGTAA
- the LOC6731252 gene encoding sodium/hydrogen exchanger 6 isoform X6 — translation MSHGDVDPEVEMTSPHRINGDAGSRPRWQTFWKLQCWRSSMLLVVGVALCVLVPGCSATDTDIALDAKATLNHRIQSLDLLVFVFLLALTVLTIWLFKHHRVSWLHETGLAVIYGLIVGAIIRYAGTSATLVHIPVEPQGVPTYSDKLPPDTLWFRYPVNQTNGTKAPDVITYAYVFRGQVHDVDENEIDLKATFDPEVFFNIILPPIIFYAGYSLKKKYFFRNLGAILTFAIVGTTLSAFLIGGFMYGCVKLMPKYLSSSFTFLDSLYFGALISPTDPLTILAIFNDLRVDVNLYALVLGESVLNDAVAIVLSGAIQNYGEHYSSTGDFETTAFLRSLSDFFSIFFLSLMIGAAMGCLTALMTKFTRVRDFPLLESALFVLMSYSTFLLAEATELTGVVAVLFCGICQAHYTYNNLSEDSRQRTKQIFELLNFLAENFIFSYIGVSMFTFPKHHFDAGFIITAFICAAIGRAVNVYPLSWLLNIKRKPKISTNFQHMLFFAGLRGAMSFALAIRNTVSDERQTMLTATSLIVIFTVVIQGGAANFLLNWLKIPVGVDDETEQLNNYQVHSSDGYLQDVEGGGVNRGKMRLSGGTDTNLDTPVDGPNGSLGVASGGRRRNSHEKAILARIWGNFDTKYMKPLLTHSRPTLLETLPVCCNPIARLLTTTQQLTQDGSEFRRVDSDSDICIDNDTGNGLSQDGTGAAPGVGRRNSLSRVSIKYTADNHHLLASYRNIE, via the exons ATGTCCCACGGCGATGTGGACCCCGAGGTAGAGATGACATCGCCCCACCGTATTAATGGGGACGCAGGAAGTCGTCCAAGGTGGCAGACATTCTGGAAGCTACAGTGCTGGCGGAGCAGCATGCTGCTCGTAGTCGGAGTTGCTTTGTGTGTCCTCGTGCCTGGATGCAGCGCAACGGACACGGACATCGCGCTGGACGCCAAGGCCACGCTCAATCACCGCATCCAGAGCCTGGACCTTCTAGTCTTCGTGTTCCTGCTGGCGCTTACAGTGCTCACCATTTGGCTGTTCAAACACCATCGCGTCTCCTGGCTCCACGAGACCGGATTGGCCGTCATCTACG GGTTGATTGTGGGTGCAATTATACGATATGCCGGCACCTCAGCCACACTGGTCCACATACCGGTGGAGCCTCAGGGAGTTCCAACGTACAGCGATAAGTTGCCTCCTGATACTCTTTGGTTTAGG tACCCCGTTAACCAAACAAATGGCACAAAGGCGCCCGACGTAATAACGTATGCCTACGTGTTTCGCGGACAAGTACACGATGTGGATGAGAACGAAATCGATCTTAAGGCAACGTTCGATCCGGAGGTCTTTTTCAATATTATCCTGCCcccaattattttttatgcggGCTATAGCTTAAAAAAG AAATACTTCTTTCGCAACCTGGGTGCCATACTTACGTTTGCCATTGTGGGCACGACATTGTCGGCCTTCCTGATCGGAGGCTTCATGTACGGCTGTGTGAAACTGATGCCAAAGTACTTGAGTAGCAGTTTCACATTCCTGGACTCCTTATACTTTGGAGCTCTGATATCGCCCACAGATCCGCTCACCATTCTAGCCATATTCAACGACCTTCGGGTCGACGTAAACCTATATGCGCTAGTCTTGGGCGAATCTGTGCTCAACGATGCCGTGGCCATAGTCCTTAGTGG AGCCATTCAAAATTATGGTGAACACTATTCCAGTACAGGGGACTTCGAAACAACAGCTTTTCTACGCTCGTTGAGCGACTTCTTCTCCATCTTCTTTCTATCCCTGATGATTGGCGCGGCCATGGGATGCTTGACAGCATTG ATGACCAAATTTACTCGGGTTCGAGACTTTCCTTTGCTAGAATCCGCGCTCTTCGTGCTCATGAGCTACAGCACCTTCCTGCTGGCTGAGGCTACGGAACTTACTGGTGTGGTGGCCGTGCTCTTCTGCGGCATCTGCCAGGCTCACTACACCTACAACAACTTGTCGGAGGACTCGCGCCAAAGGACAAAACAGATCTTCGAGCTCCTAAACTTTCTGGCCGAGAACTTTATCTTTTCCTACATTGGCGTATCGATGTTCACCTTTCCCAAGCATCATTTTGACGCCGGTTTCATTATAACAGCTTTT ATTTGCGCTGCCATTGGAAGGGCCGTAAATGTGTATCCCTTGTCCTGGCTGCTGAACATAAAACGAAAGCCAAAAATTTCAACAAACTTTCAGCATATGTTGTTCTTTGCTG GACTTCGTGGCGCCATGTCCTTTGCCTTGGCCATCCGAAATACAGTGTCGGACGAACGACAGACGATGCTGACTGCCACATCGCTGATTGTCATCTTTACGGTTGTAATTCAGGGTGGGGCTGCAAATTTCCTGCTTAATTGGTTGAAAATACC CGTTGGCGTGGATGATGAGACTGAACAACTCAATAACTATCAAGTGCACAGT TCTGATGGTTATTTGCAGGATGTGGAGGGCGGTGGGGTTAATCGCGGCAAGATGCGCTTGTCCGGTGGAACAGATACTAACTTGGACACGCCCGTCGATGGTCCGAATGGCAGTTTGGGCGTAGCAAGCGGCGGCCGGCGGCGCAACAGTCACGAGAAGGCCATTCTCGCTAGGATCTGGGGAAACTTTGATACCAA GTACATGAAGCCTTTGCTGACGCACTCGCGACCCACTTTGCTGGAGACGCTGCCCGTTTGCTGCAATCCCATTGCCAGGTTGCTCACCACCACGCAGCAACTAACGCAG GATGGAAGCGAGTTCAGGCGCGTGGACTCGGACTCGGACATTTGCATAGACAATGATACCGGGAACGGTCTCAGTCAGGATGGAACCGGAGCGGCACCAGGTGTGGGGCGGCGGAACTCCCTGAGTCGCGTAAGTATTAAGTACACCGCCGATAATCACCATCTACTTGCTAGCTACCGAAATATTGAATAA
- the LOC6731252 gene encoding sodium/hydrogen exchanger 7 isoform X8, with protein MSHGDVDPEVEMTSPHRINGDAGSRPRWQTFWKLQCWRSSMLLVVGVALCVLVPGCSATDTDIALDAKATLNHRIQSLDLLVFVFLLALTVLTIWLFKHHRVSWLHETGLAVIYGLIVGAIIRYAGTSATLVHIPVEPQGVPTYSDKLPPDTLWFRYPVNQTNGTKAPDVITYAYVFRGQVHDVDENEIDLKATFDPEVFFNIILPPIIFYAGYSLKKKYFFRNLGAILTFAIVGTTLSAFLIGGFMYGCVKLMPKYLSSSFTFLDSLYFGALISPTDPLTILAIFNDLRVDVNLYALVLGESVLNDAVAIVLSGAIQNYGEHYSSTGDFETTAFLRSLSDFFSIFFLSLMIGAAMGCLTALMTKFTRVRDFPLLESALFVLMSYSTFLLAEATELTGVVAVLFCGICQAHYTYNNLSEDSRQRTKQIFELLNFLAENFIFSYIGVSMFTFPKHHFDAGFIITAFICAAIGRAVNVYPLSWLLNIKRKPKISTNFQHMLFFAGLRGAMSFALAIRNTVSDERQTMLTATSLIVIFTVVIQGGAANFLLNWLKIPVGVDDETEQLNNYQVHSVYNSMDNSHPQTSDGYLQDVEGGGVNRGKMRLSGGTDTNLDTPVDGPNGSLGVASGGRRRNSHEKAILARIWGNFDTKYMKPLLTHSRPTLLETLPVCCNPIARLLTTTQQLTQDGSEFRRVDSDSDICIDNDTGNGLSQDGTGAAPGVGRRNSLSRTETQT; from the exons ATGTCCCACGGCGATGTGGACCCCGAGGTAGAGATGACATCGCCCCACCGTATTAATGGGGACGCAGGAAGTCGTCCAAGGTGGCAGACATTCTGGAAGCTACAGTGCTGGCGGAGCAGCATGCTGCTCGTAGTCGGAGTTGCTTTGTGTGTCCTCGTGCCTGGATGCAGCGCAACGGACACGGACATCGCGCTGGACGCCAAGGCCACGCTCAATCACCGCATCCAGAGCCTGGACCTTCTAGTCTTCGTGTTCCTGCTGGCGCTTACAGTGCTCACCATTTGGCTGTTCAAACACCATCGCGTCTCCTGGCTCCACGAGACCGGATTGGCCGTCATCTACG GGTTGATTGTGGGTGCAATTATACGATATGCCGGCACCTCAGCCACACTGGTCCACATACCGGTGGAGCCTCAGGGAGTTCCAACGTACAGCGATAAGTTGCCTCCTGATACTCTTTGGTTTAGG tACCCCGTTAACCAAACAAATGGCACAAAGGCGCCCGACGTAATAACGTATGCCTACGTGTTTCGCGGACAAGTACACGATGTGGATGAGAACGAAATCGATCTTAAGGCAACGTTCGATCCGGAGGTCTTTTTCAATATTATCCTGCCcccaattattttttatgcggGCTATAGCTTAAAAAAG AAATACTTCTTTCGCAACCTGGGTGCCATACTTACGTTTGCCATTGTGGGCACGACATTGTCGGCCTTCCTGATCGGAGGCTTCATGTACGGCTGTGTGAAACTGATGCCAAAGTACTTGAGTAGCAGTTTCACATTCCTGGACTCCTTATACTTTGGAGCTCTGATATCGCCCACAGATCCGCTCACCATTCTAGCCATATTCAACGACCTTCGGGTCGACGTAAACCTATATGCGCTAGTCTTGGGCGAATCTGTGCTCAACGATGCCGTGGCCATAGTCCTTAGTGG AGCCATTCAAAATTATGGTGAACACTATTCCAGTACAGGGGACTTCGAAACAACAGCTTTTCTACGCTCGTTGAGCGACTTCTTCTCCATCTTCTTTCTATCCCTGATGATTGGCGCGGCCATGGGATGCTTGACAGCATTG ATGACCAAATTTACTCGGGTTCGAGACTTTCCTTTGCTAGAATCCGCGCTCTTCGTGCTCATGAGCTACAGCACCTTCCTGCTGGCTGAGGCTACGGAACTTACTGGTGTGGTGGCCGTGCTCTTCTGCGGCATCTGCCAGGCTCACTACACCTACAACAACTTGTCGGAGGACTCGCGCCAAAGGACAAAACAGATCTTCGAGCTCCTAAACTTTCTGGCCGAGAACTTTATCTTTTCCTACATTGGCGTATCGATGTTCACCTTTCCCAAGCATCATTTTGACGCCGGTTTCATTATAACAGCTTTT ATTTGCGCTGCCATTGGAAGGGCCGTAAATGTGTATCCCTTGTCCTGGCTGCTGAACATAAAACGAAAGCCAAAAATTTCAACAAACTTTCAGCATATGTTGTTCTTTGCTG GACTTCGTGGCGCCATGTCCTTTGCCTTGGCCATCCGAAATACAGTGTCGGACGAACGACAGACGATGCTGACTGCCACATCGCTGATTGTCATCTTTACGGTTGTAATTCAGGGTGGGGCTGCAAATTTCCTGCTTAATTGGTTGAAAATACC CGTTGGCGTGGATGATGAGACTGAACAACTCAATAACTATCAAGTGCACAGT GTTTACAATTCAATGGACAATTCACATCCGCAGACG TCTGATGGTTATTTGCAGGATGTGGAGGGCGGTGGGGTTAATCGCGGCAAGATGCGCTTGTCCGGTGGAACAGATACTAACTTGGACACGCCCGTCGATGGTCCGAATGGCAGTTTGGGCGTAGCAAGCGGCGGCCGGCGGCGCAACAGTCACGAGAAGGCCATTCTCGCTAGGATCTGGGGAAACTTTGATACCAA GTACATGAAGCCTTTGCTGACGCACTCGCGACCCACTTTGCTGGAGACGCTGCCCGTTTGCTGCAATCCCATTGCCAGGTTGCTCACCACCACGCAGCAACTAACGCAG GATGGAAGCGAGTTCAGGCGCGTGGACTCGGACTCGGACATTTGCATAGACAATGATACCGGGAACGGTCTCAGTCAGGATGGAACCGGAGCGGCACCAGGTGTGGGGCGGCGGAACTCCCTGAGTCGC ACGGAGACCCAGACATGA